Proteins found in one Bacillus subtilis subsp. subtilis str. 168 genomic segment:
- the pdxK gene encoding pyridoxine, pyridoxal, and pyridoxamine kinase (Evidence 1a: Function from experimental evidences in the studied strain; PubMedId: 10939241, 14973012, 17012797; Product type e: enzyme) produces MSMHKALTIAGSDSSGGAGIQADLKTFQEKNVYGMTALTVIVAMDPNNSWNHQVFPIDTDTIRAQLATITDGIGVDAMKTGMLPTVDIIELAAKTIKEKQLKNVVIDPVMVCKGANEVLYPEHAQALREQLAPLATVITPNLFEASQLSGMDELKTVDDMIEAAKKIHALGAQYVVITGGGKLKHEKAVDVLYDGETAEVLESEMIDTPYTHGAGCTFSAAVTAELAKGAEVKEAIYAAKEFITAAIKESFPLNQYVGPTKHSALRLNQQS; encoded by the coding sequence ATGTCTATGCATAAAGCACTCACCATTGCCGGCTCAGATTCCAGCGGCGGTGCTGGGATTCAAGCTGATTTAAAAACATTTCAAGAAAAAAACGTATACGGGATGACCGCCTTAACGGTGATCGTTGCGATGGACCCAAACAACAGCTGGAACCATCAGGTATTCCCGATCGATACTGATACAATCCGCGCCCAGCTTGCAACAATTACGGACGGCATCGGCGTGGACGCCATGAAAACAGGAATGCTGCCAACCGTTGACATTATCGAGCTTGCGGCAAAAACGATCAAAGAAAAACAATTAAAAAATGTGGTAATTGACCCGGTTATGGTTTGCAAAGGTGCTAATGAAGTCCTTTATCCGGAGCACGCCCAAGCCCTGCGTGAGCAATTGGCTCCGCTAGCCACTGTCATTACGCCAAACTTGTTTGAAGCCAGCCAGCTCAGCGGCATGGATGAACTAAAAACAGTTGACGATATGATCGAAGCCGCGAAAAAAATTCACGCACTCGGCGCTCAATATGTCGTCATTACAGGCGGAGGCAAACTCAAACACGAGAAAGCCGTTGATGTTCTCTATGACGGAGAAACAGCGGAAGTCCTTGAAAGCGAAATGATCGATACGCCTTATACACATGGCGCAGGCTGTACATTCTCAGCAGCCGTGACAGCGGAGCTTGCCAAAGGTGCGGAAGTCAAAGAAGCCATTTACGCAGCGAAAGAATTCATCACAGCGGCCATTAAAGAATCCTTCCCGCTAAACCAGTATGTTGGTCCTACGAAGCATTCTGCACTGCGCCTGAATCAACAATCATAA
- the ywdA gene encoding hypothetical protein (Evidence 4: Unknown function but conserved in other organisms), whose protein sequence is MNIHEQKITPECLEKAANQVEDKREEYKDVLLQLKKMLGGTTPHSETAEILTRAYEQMKEYALFVQSIETFLRKSANNLKIK, encoded by the coding sequence TTGAATATACATGAACAGAAGATAACACCGGAATGTTTGGAAAAGGCTGCTAACCAAGTTGAAGATAAGCGAGAAGAATATAAGGATGTGCTGCTTCAGCTGAAAAAAATGCTTGGCGGAACAACGCCGCACAGTGAAACGGCGGAAATTCTCACGCGGGCATATGAACAAATGAAGGAATATGCACTTTTTGTTCAGTCGATAGAAACATTTTTGAGGAAATCTGCAAACAATTTAAAAATCAAATAA
- the sacA gene encoding sucrose-6-phosphate hydrolase (Evidence 2b: Function from indirect experimental evidences (e.g. phenotypes); PubMedId: 3100393; Product type e: enzyme) — MTAHDQELRRRAYEEVEKKEPIANSDPHRQHFHIMPPVGLLNDPNGVIYWKGSYHVFFQWQPFQTGHGAKFWGHYTTQDVVNWKREEIALAPSDWFDKNGCYSGSAVTKDDRLYLFYTGNVRDQDGNRETYQCLAVSDDGLSFEKKGVVARLPEGYTAHFRDPKVWEHEGTWYMVIGAQTENLKGQAVLFASDNLTEWRFLGPITGAGFNGLDDFGYMWECPDLFSLQGSDVLIVSPQGLEADGFRYQNVYQSGYFVGRLDYNKPELKHGEFTELDQGFDFYAPQTLEDDQGRRILFAWMAVPDQDEGSHPTIDCHWIHCMTLPRQLTLSGQKLIQQPLPELKAMRRNEKKIHINMHGSSGALPVEKPERTEILLEDIHTESGFSISIRGTATFSFHKDEGIVTLERKSFDGKRTEARHCRIKDLHTVHMFLDASSVEIFINNGEEVLSARYFPFPGNHEVTASATGKSEMNVGIWTLM; from the coding sequence ATGACAGCACATGACCAGGAGCTTCGTCGCCGGGCTTATGAAGAAGTGGAGAAAAAAGAGCCCATCGCTAACAGCGATCCGCACCGCCAGCATTTTCATATCATGCCGCCGGTTGGGCTGCTGAATGACCCGAATGGCGTGATTTATTGGAAGGGCAGCTATCATGTATTCTTTCAGTGGCAGCCGTTTCAGACGGGGCACGGCGCAAAATTTTGGGGGCATTATACGACACAGGATGTTGTGAATTGGAAGCGGGAAGAGATTGCGCTGGCTCCGAGTGATTGGTTTGATAAAAACGGCTGCTACTCGGGCAGCGCTGTCACGAAAGACGATCGGCTCTATCTTTTTTACACAGGAAATGTCAGGGATCAGGATGGAAATCGGGAAACGTATCAATGCCTTGCTGTTTCTGACGACGGGCTGTCCTTTGAGAAAAAGGGTGTCGTCGCCCGCCTTCCGGAAGGATATACGGCGCATTTTCGCGATCCGAAGGTATGGGAGCATGAAGGCACATGGTATATGGTGATTGGTGCGCAAACAGAGAATTTGAAAGGGCAGGCTGTGTTGTTTGCTTCTGATAACCTGACAGAGTGGAGATTTCTTGGCCCGATAACCGGCGCGGGCTTCAACGGGCTGGACGATTTTGGATACATGTGGGAATGCCCTGATTTGTTTTCCCTTCAAGGATCGGATGTGCTGATTGTTTCGCCTCAAGGGCTTGAGGCTGACGGTTTCCGTTATCAGAACGTATATCAATCAGGTTATTTTGTCGGCCGCCTCGATTATAACAAGCCTGAACTGAAGCATGGTGAATTTACGGAGCTTGATCAAGGTTTTGATTTTTACGCGCCGCAAACACTTGAAGACGATCAGGGAAGGCGGATTTTATTTGCATGGATGGCGGTGCCTGATCAGGATGAAGGGTCCCATCCGACCATTGACTGCCACTGGATTCACTGCATGACGCTGCCGAGACAGCTGACGCTTTCAGGACAGAAGCTGATTCAGCAGCCGCTGCCTGAGCTAAAAGCCATGCGCAGAAATGAGAAAAAAATACACATCAACATGCATGGATCATCTGGTGCGCTTCCAGTGGAAAAACCTGAAAGAACTGAGATTCTACTGGAAGACATTCATACGGAGTCTGGCTTTTCAATCAGTATCCGCGGAACGGCTACGTTTTCCTTCCATAAAGACGAGGGGATTGTTACGCTGGAACGAAAGAGCTTTGACGGAAAAAGAACAGAAGCGAGACATTGCCGCATCAAGGATTTGCATACCGTACACATGTTTCTCGACGCGTCATCTGTGGAAATCTTTATCAATAACGGAGAAGAGGTCTTGAGTGCAAGATATTTTCCTTTCCCGGGAAATCATGAAGTAACAGCCAGTGCGACCGGGAAATCTGAAATGAATGTCGGAATTTGGACACTTATGTAG
- the sacP gene encoding phosphotransferase system (PTS) sucrose-specific enzyme IIBC component (Evidence 1a: Function from experimental evidences in the studied strain; PubMedId: 1577686, 3122206, 15849754, 16850406; Product type t: transporter): MDYKETAKRLIELLGGKENIISAAHCATRLRLVMKDESKIDQAQVEELDGVKGAFSSSGQYQIIFGTGLVNKVFDAFSKEADIEREEHVNHQDAAKEKLNPAARFAKTLSNIFVPIIPAIVASGLLMGLLGMINAFHWMSKDSALLQLLDMFSSAAFIFLPILIGVSASKEFGSNPYLGAVIGGIMIHPNLLNPWGLAEATPDYMHLFGFDIALLGYQGTVIPVLLAVYVMSKVEKWTRKVVPHAVDLLVTPFVTVIVTGFVAFIAIGPLGRALGSGITVALTYVYDHAGFVAGLIFGGTYSLIVLTGVHHSFHAIEAGLIADIGKNYLLPIWSMANVAQGGAGLAVFFMAKKAKTKEIALPAAFSAFLGITEPVIFGVNLRYRKPFIAAMIGGALGGAYVVFTHVAANAYGLTGIPMIAIAAPFGFSNLIHYLIGMAIAAVSAFIAAFVMKINEDEERKK, from the coding sequence ATGGATTACAAAGAGACTGCAAAACGCCTCATTGAGCTTCTCGGAGGGAAAGAAAATATTATCAGCGCGGCTCATTGTGCAACAAGACTGCGTTTAGTGATGAAAGATGAATCAAAGATAGATCAAGCACAAGTAGAAGAGCTTGATGGCGTTAAAGGGGCTTTCAGCAGCTCTGGCCAGTACCAGATCATTTTCGGAACAGGCCTTGTGAATAAAGTATTCGATGCCTTTTCTAAAGAAGCTGATATCGAGCGTGAAGAACACGTCAATCATCAGGATGCGGCAAAAGAAAAGCTGAATCCCGCTGCGAGATTTGCGAAAACGCTTTCTAATATTTTTGTTCCAATCATCCCAGCTATTGTAGCCAGCGGCCTATTAATGGGATTGCTGGGTATGATCAATGCGTTTCATTGGATGAGCAAGGATTCTGCGCTTTTGCAGCTGCTTGATATGTTTTCAAGTGCAGCATTCATTTTCTTGCCGATTCTAATCGGGGTCAGCGCTTCAAAAGAGTTTGGCAGCAATCCATACTTGGGAGCGGTCATCGGGGGAATCATGATTCATCCGAATCTTTTAAATCCATGGGGATTGGCGGAAGCGACACCTGATTACATGCATCTTTTCGGATTTGATATCGCTCTTCTCGGCTACCAGGGAACTGTTATCCCTGTCCTGCTTGCGGTGTATGTGATGAGCAAGGTAGAGAAATGGACGAGAAAAGTGGTTCCACATGCGGTGGATTTGCTTGTTACACCATTTGTTACTGTGATTGTCACCGGGTTTGTTGCTTTTATCGCGATTGGCCCTCTAGGCAGAGCGCTTGGCTCCGGCATTACGGTTGCTTTAACTTATGTATATGACCATGCCGGTTTTGTCGCAGGTCTGATTTTCGGGGGCACGTATTCACTCATCGTGCTGACAGGCGTTCATCACAGCTTCCATGCGATTGAGGCAGGGCTAATTGCAGATATAGGCAAAAACTACTTGCTGCCGATCTGGTCAATGGCGAATGTCGCACAGGGCGGGGCAGGTCTTGCCGTCTTCTTTATGGCGAAAAAGGCAAAGACAAAAGAAATCGCGCTTCCGGCAGCATTTTCCGCTTTTCTCGGCATTACTGAGCCCGTCATATTCGGAGTCAATCTGCGCTACCGAAAACCGTTTATCGCCGCGATGATCGGAGGCGCATTGGGTGGGGCATATGTCGTCTTTACACATGTAGCTGCAAACGCTTACGGGTTAACGGGAATTCCGATGATCGCCATTGCGGCTCCGTTTGGCTTCAGCAACTTGATTCACTATCTGATTGGCATGGCGATTGCGGCAGTGTCAGCGTTCATTGCAGCATTTGTCATGAAGATTAATGAGGATGAGGAGAGGAAAAAATGA
- the nirC gene encoding nitrite transporter (Evidence 2a: Function from experimental evidences in other organisms; PubMedId: 15849754, 16207915, 16428414, 16850406, 18691156; Product type t : transporter) yields METQALQKVEQYALKKQNIFASSKIRYVLRSILASIFIGFGITAASKTGSYFFMADSPFAFPAAAVTFGAAILMIAYGGGDLFTGNTFYFTYTALRKKISWRDTLYLWMSSYAGNLIGAILFAILISATGLFEEPSVHSFLIHLAEHKMEPPASELFFRGMLCNWLVCLAFFIPMSLKGEGAKLFTMMLFVFCFFISGFEHSIANMCTFAISLLIEHPDTVTLMGAVRNLIPVTLGNLTAGIVMMGWMYYTLNPDQ; encoded by the coding sequence ATGGAAACTCAAGCATTACAAAAGGTTGAACAGTATGCTTTGAAAAAACAAAACATATTCGCTTCAAGCAAAATCCGTTATGTGCTTCGGTCCATTTTGGCCAGTATATTTATTGGTTTTGGCATTACAGCCGCAAGCAAAACAGGCAGCTATTTCTTTATGGCTGATTCTCCGTTTGCCTTTCCGGCAGCCGCTGTCACTTTCGGGGCCGCTATTCTGATGATTGCTTACGGAGGCGGAGATTTATTTACCGGCAACACCTTTTATTTCACCTATACCGCGCTCCGGAAAAAAATCAGCTGGCGCGACACCCTATACTTGTGGATGTCAAGCTATGCCGGCAATTTAATCGGCGCCATTCTGTTTGCCATCCTGATCAGCGCGACGGGACTTTTTGAGGAGCCTTCTGTTCATTCCTTTTTGATTCATTTGGCAGAGCACAAAATGGAGCCGCCGGCTTCCGAATTGTTTTTCAGAGGAATGCTGTGCAATTGGCTTGTGTGCCTCGCCTTTTTCATTCCAATGTCTCTCAAAGGGGAAGGAGCAAAGCTTTTTACCATGATGCTTTTCGTTTTCTGCTTCTTTATTTCCGGCTTTGAACACAGCATTGCCAATATGTGCACATTCGCCATCTCGCTTTTGATCGAGCACCCTGATACAGTGACACTGATGGGAGCAGTCAGAAACTTAATCCCCGTTACGCTCGGCAATCTGACCGCGGGAATAGTTATGATGGGCTGGATGTACTACACACTGAATCCTGATCAATAA
- the sacT gene encoding transcriptional antiterminator of sacAP expression (Evidence 1a: Function from experimental evidences in the studied strain; PubMedId: 1577686, 2163394, 8535520, 8702561, 19202299, 21278164; Product type r : regulator), translating to MKIYKVLNNNAALIKEDDQEKIVMGPGIAFQKKKNDLIPMNKVEKIFVVRDENEKFKQILQTLPEEHIEIAEDIISYAEGELAAPLSDHIHIALSDHLSFAIERIQNGLLVQNKLLHEIKALYKKEYEIGLWAIGHVKETLGVSLPEDEAGYIALHIHTAKMDAESMYSALKHTTMIKEMIEKIKQYFNRKVDENSISYQRLVTHLRYAVSRLESNEALHRMDEEMLYFIQKKYSFAYQCALELAEFLKNEYQLHLPESEAGYITLHVQRLQDLSE from the coding sequence TTGAAAATCTATAAAGTATTAAACAACAATGCGGCTTTAATAAAAGAGGATGATCAGGAAAAAATCGTGATGGGACCGGGAATCGCTTTTCAAAAAAAGAAAAATGATCTCATCCCTATGAATAAAGTGGAAAAGATCTTTGTCGTGCGCGACGAGAATGAAAAGTTCAAACAAATCCTGCAAACACTGCCGGAGGAGCATATAGAAATAGCTGAGGATATCATCAGCTATGCGGAAGGAGAGCTCGCGGCGCCGCTGAGCGATCACATTCATATCGCGCTTTCCGACCATTTGTCCTTTGCGATCGAAAGGATTCAAAATGGGCTGCTTGTGCAGAATAAATTGCTGCATGAGATAAAGGCGCTCTATAAAAAAGAATATGAGATCGGCCTGTGGGCGATCGGACATGTAAAAGAGACATTGGGCGTGTCTCTGCCTGAAGATGAAGCGGGTTATATTGCCCTTCACATCCATACGGCGAAGATGGATGCGGAGAGCATGTATTCAGCGCTGAAGCATACGACCATGATCAAAGAAATGATAGAGAAAATAAAACAATACTTTAATCGAAAGGTGGATGAAAACAGCATTTCCTATCAACGCCTTGTCACGCATTTGCGATACGCGGTCAGCCGGTTGGAATCAAATGAAGCGCTCCATCGTATGGACGAGGAGATGCTTTATTTCATCCAAAAAAAGTATTCATTCGCCTATCAATGTGCGCTGGAGCTGGCGGAGTTTTTGAAAAATGAATATCAATTACATTTGCCGGAATCCGAGGCCGGCTATATCACGCTGCATGTCCAGCGTCTTCAAGATCTCTCGGAATAA
- the ywcI gene encoding hypothetical protein (Evidence 4: Unknown function but conserved in other organisms; PubMedId: 22720735) — translation MKRLLVSLRVWMVFLMNWVTPDRKTAAAAVYSAQRTYQRKAAVQAAGLVSFYEWRMAVNEEEKQKAKAAALYKRRCLQAFKESPKQERAGPHLYMAVKRR, via the coding sequence ATGAAACGTTTGCTTGTATCTTTACGGGTGTGGATGGTCTTTTTGATGAACTGGGTGACGCCGGACAGAAAAACTGCGGCTGCCGCGGTCTATTCGGCTCAGCGTACATACCAAAGAAAGGCGGCTGTGCAGGCCGCAGGACTCGTTTCGTTTTATGAATGGCGGATGGCTGTGAATGAGGAAGAAAAGCAGAAAGCGAAAGCCGCCGCGCTTTATAAAAGAAGATGTTTGCAAGCCTTCAAGGAATCGCCAAAGCAGGAGAGAGCGGGCCCGCATCTTTACATGGCGGTCAAAAGGAGGTAA